Proteins co-encoded in one Halodesulfovibrio marinisediminis DSM 17456 genomic window:
- the malQ gene encoding 4-alpha-glucanotransferase, translated as MNIRSSGVLLHITSLPSRFGIGDLGPAAYDFADFLRSHGQLYWQFLPTTPTTEIMGNSPYASWSAFAGNPLLISPELMVEDGIITFEEVRDAPTGHAAFVHYGATGIYKAHLLRLAYERKKDSLSSSDRFAKFKENNADWLRDYARFVTIMDEHPGKIWSEWPEPLKYREEEALLQWDADHKDAIEFEEFVQFIFFSQWRRLRAYCNRNGLNLIGDVPIYVTHHSADVWTSPHLFKLDHNGNPTHVGGVPPDYFSETGQRWGNPVFNWDAMRNENFAWWVQRMQHNIKLVDKIRLDHFRGFAGYWEIPSEEQTAINGKWVEVPGMELFRTFSLRLGILPFIAEDLGVITADVRELKQQFYLPGMKILQFGFGGDLTRNPDTPFHHEPHCVLYTGTHDNSTVKGWYVTEAGDQGRSNLHEFVGQCTDLDNVHITFMRLAMQSVANTVIFPVQDIIGLDNSGRMNTPSTAEGNWEWRMTKEQLHHPMFQRLAELTGLFGRWT; from the coding sequence ATGAATATTCGCTCCAGCGGAGTACTTTTACATATTACTTCTCTTCCATCGCGATTCGGTATCGGCGATTTAGGTCCAGCTGCGTACGACTTTGCCGATTTCCTCCGATCGCACGGACAACTGTATTGGCAATTTTTGCCAACAACTCCCACAACTGAAATTATGGGCAACTCCCCCTATGCTAGCTGGTCTGCCTTTGCAGGCAATCCGCTGCTCATCAGCCCAGAACTAATGGTCGAAGACGGTATCATCACTTTTGAAGAAGTTCGCGACGCTCCTACAGGGCATGCAGCATTTGTACATTATGGAGCCACCGGCATCTACAAGGCTCATCTGCTTCGACTCGCCTATGAACGTAAGAAAGATTCCCTTAGCTCTTCAGACCGCTTTGCGAAATTTAAAGAAAACAATGCGGATTGGCTGCGGGATTATGCACGCTTTGTAACCATCATGGATGAACATCCTGGTAAGATATGGAGTGAATGGCCAGAGCCTTTAAAGTACAGGGAAGAAGAAGCACTGCTACAATGGGATGCCGATCATAAGGATGCCATTGAGTTTGAAGAATTTGTGCAGTTCATTTTCTTTTCCCAGTGGCGCAGGCTACGTGCGTACTGTAACCGGAACGGGCTGAACCTCATTGGTGATGTACCTATTTATGTCACGCATCACAGCGCCGATGTCTGGACGTCTCCACATCTGTTTAAACTTGATCATAACGGCAACCCGACACATGTGGGCGGTGTTCCACCGGACTATTTCAGCGAAACAGGCCAGCGCTGGGGGAACCCTGTATTTAACTGGGACGCTATGCGAAATGAAAATTTTGCATGGTGGGTGCAGCGCATGCAACACAACATCAAACTGGTAGATAAAATCCGGCTCGACCACTTCAGAGGGTTTGCTGGTTATTGGGAAATACCATCAGAAGAGCAGACTGCAATAAACGGGAAATGGGTGGAAGTTCCAGGCATGGAACTGTTCAGAACCTTCAGCCTACGCCTTGGAATACTCCCATTTATCGCAGAAGACCTTGGAGTCATCACAGCGGACGTGCGAGAATTGAAACAGCAGTTCTACCTACCTGGAATGAAAATTCTTCAATTCGGCTTCGGAGGTGACCTAACCCGAAATCCGGATACTCCGTTCCACCATGAACCGCACTGCGTTCTCTACACCGGCACGCATGACAACTCCACGGTGAAAGGCTGGTATGTTACTGAAGCTGGAGATCAAGGACGAAGTAACCTGCATGAATTTGTAGGCCAATGTACCGACCTTGATAATGTGCACATAACGTTTATGCGTCTTGCCATGCAGAGTGTTGCAAACACCGTAATCTTTCCGGTGCAGGACATCATCGGGCTGGACAACTCCGGCAGGATGAACACCCCATCCACTGCAGAAGGCAACTGGGAATGGCGCATGACCAAAGAACAACTGCATCATCCTATGTTCCAACGGCTCGCAGAGCTTACAGGGCTATTTGGACGCTGGACATAA
- the sppA gene encoding signal peptide peptidase SppA: MQANKPNFSQKHPLLFGIMLIIAAVALFAGATAALRVSKGNSMPYFTQDKFGVINVEGFIGDSRKVSEWAYKLRNNDSIKGVIVRINSPGGGVAASQEMYYAIKRLAEVKPVVISMGTVAASGGYYIAAAGHKIVANPATLTGSIGVKMELPNFKGLMQKIGVSYLSLTSGKLKAAGSPFQTMTPEEREYFQAIIMDMYNQFIDVIVEGRHMKREQILPYADGRVMTGQQALAAGFVDILGDRETAYMELTKLCKLDAPLPLEEGPKKEQNFLKDLLTSVLDLAPVNTVREQNSIQLLYN; the protein is encoded by the coding sequence ATGCAGGCGAATAAGCCCAACTTCTCGCAGAAGCATCCGCTTCTGTTTGGCATAATGCTAATTATTGCCGCAGTAGCCCTGTTCGCAGGCGCTACTGCGGCTTTACGCGTTTCAAAAGGCAACTCAATGCCTTATTTTACGCAAGATAAATTCGGCGTAATCAACGTTGAAGGCTTTATCGGTGACTCTCGTAAGGTCTCCGAATGGGCATACAAACTACGCAATAACGACTCCATCAAGGGCGTCATTGTTCGCATCAATTCTCCGGGCGGCGGTGTAGCAGCATCACAAGAGATGTACTACGCTATCAAGCGCCTTGCCGAAGTTAAGCCTGTTGTTATCTCAATGGGTACAGTAGCCGCTTCCGGCGGATACTACATTGCAGCAGCCGGACACAAAATTGTTGCAAACCCCGCAACGCTCACCGGCTCTATCGGCGTTAAAATGGAACTCCCTAACTTCAAGGGGCTGATGCAAAAAATTGGCGTTTCCTATCTTTCTCTCACAAGCGGCAAGCTCAAGGCTGCAGGTAGTCCTTTCCAGACAATGACACCGGAAGAACGTGAATATTTCCAAGCTATTATCATGGACATGTACAACCAGTTCATTGATGTCATTGTTGAAGGCCGCCACATGAAGCGGGAACAGATTCTCCCATATGCAGACGGTCGTGTCATGACTGGTCAGCAAGCTCTTGCAGCAGGTTTTGTGGACATACTCGGTGACAGAGAAACCGCCTATATGGAACTGACAAAGCTCTGTAAGCTTGACGCTCCGCTACCTCTTGAAGAAGGACCTAAGAAAGAGCAAAACTTCCTTAAGGACCTTCTCACCTCCGTTCTGGATCTTGCACCGGTTAACACCGTACGAGAACAGAACTCTATTCAACTCCTGTATAATTAA
- a CDS encoding 30S ribosomal protein S1: METMENNSLEAEMSFEAALEDYLSSDFGELDEGSIVKGEIVRVDNDYVLVDVNFKSEGQIPASEFADADGAVSVGVGDKVDVFVVRKNEMEGTITLSFEKAKRMQMFDQLEEVQEKNSVVTGRIVRRIKGGYTVDLGGIEAFLPGSHVDLRPVPDMDALVNEEFEFRVLKINRRRSNVIVSRRVLLEEERDSKRQDLLVTLDEGQIVKGKAKNITEYGVFVDLGGLDGLLHITDMSWKRIRHPKELVQLGQELELKILSFDKENQKVSLGLKQLVEDPWQDITAKFPEGQRLSGKVTNLVDYGAFVELEPGVEGLVHISEMSWTRKLRHPSQMVRVGDEVEVVILGVDEDKKRISLGMKQVKPNPWEIVAEKYPEGTILEGVIKNITEFGMFIGIEDGIDGLIHVSDISWTKKIRHPNELFQVGDTVQAKVLTVDQDSEKFTLGVKQLSEDPWSKVPSNYPNGTIVEGVVTNITDFGLFVEVEEGIEGLVHVSEISQKKVKSPSEMFKEGVTIKAKVIHVSAEERRLGLSIKQLKDEEDRKKPREFRSGGSDAGQQTLGDIFKQLEDAGE, from the coding sequence ATGGAAACCATGGAAAATAACTCACTCGAAGCTGAAATGAGCTTTGAGGCTGCTCTTGAAGATTACCTTAGCTCTGATTTTGGCGAGCTTGATGAAGGTTCAATCGTAAAGGGCGAAATCGTTCGCGTGGACAATGACTACGTTCTCGTTGACGTAAACTTTAAGTCAGAAGGTCAGATCCCTGCTTCCGAGTTTGCAGATGCAGACGGCGCAGTAAGCGTTGGCGTAGGGGACAAGGTGGATGTTTTCGTTGTTCGTAAGAACGAAATGGAAGGCACCATCACCCTGTCCTTTGAAAAAGCAAAACGCATGCAGATGTTCGACCAGCTCGAAGAAGTTCAGGAAAAGAACTCCGTCGTTACTGGCCGCATCGTTCGTCGTATCAAAGGTGGCTACACAGTAGACCTCGGTGGCATTGAAGCATTCCTTCCTGGCTCCCACGTTGATCTGCGCCCAGTGCCAGACATGGACGCACTCGTGAACGAAGAGTTTGAATTCCGTGTACTGAAGATCAACCGTCGTCGTAGCAACGTTATCGTTTCTCGTCGTGTACTTCTCGAAGAAGAACGCGATTCCAAACGTCAGGACCTTCTCGTTACTCTCGACGAAGGCCAGATCGTTAAAGGTAAAGCGAAAAACATCACCGAATACGGTGTATTCGTTGACCTCGGCGGCCTCGACGGTCTCTTGCATATCACTGATATGTCTTGGAAACGTATCCGCCATCCTAAAGAGCTCGTACAGCTTGGTCAGGAACTCGAGCTTAAAATCCTCAGCTTCGACAAAGAGAACCAGAAAGTATCTCTCGGTCTCAAACAGCTTGTTGAAGATCCATGGCAGGACATCACTGCTAAATTCCCTGAAGGTCAGCGTCTCAGCGGTAAGGTTACCAACCTCGTTGATTACGGTGCATTCGTGGAACTCGAGCCAGGCGTTGAAGGTCTCGTGCACATTTCCGAAATGTCCTGGACCCGTAAACTCCGTCACCCATCCCAGATGGTACGCGTAGGCGACGAAGTTGAAGTTGTTATCCTCGGCGTAGACGAAGATAAAAAACGCATCTCCCTTGGCATGAAACAGGTTAAGCCAAACCCATGGGAAATCGTTGCTGAAAAATACCCTGAAGGTACCATCCTCGAAGGTGTTATCAAAAACATCACCGAATTCGGTATGTTCATCGGTATCGAAGATGGCATTGACGGCCTGATTCACGTTTCTGACATCTCTTGGACCAAAAAGATCCGCCACCCTAACGAACTCTTCCAGGTTGGTGACACTGTACAGGCAAAAGTTCTTACAGTTGATCAGGACAGCGAGAAATTCACCCTTGGTGTTAAACAGCTTTCCGAAGATCCATGGTCTAAAGTTCCTTCCAACTACCCTAACGGTACCATCGTTGAAGGTGTTGTAACCAACATCACTGACTTTGGTCTCTTCGTTGAAGTAGAAGAAGGCATCGAAGGTCTCGTTCACGTTTCTGAAATTTCCCAGAAAAAAGTGAAGTCTCCTTCTGAAATGTTCAAAGAAGGCGTAACCATCAAAGCTAAAGTTATCCACGTTAGCGCTGAAGAACGTCGTCTTGGACTTTCCATCAAACAGCTTAAAGACGAAGAAGATCGCAAAAAGCCTCGTGAATTCCGTTCCGGCGGTTCCGATGCTGGTCAGCAGACCCTCGGCGATATCTTCAAGCAGCTTGAGGATGCAGGCGAATAA
- the rimO gene encoding 30S ribosomal protein S12 methylthiotransferase RimO, whose translation MINIYSISLGCPKNRVDTEWLLGAVSEEITPVEAPEDADLVLINTCGFIQPAIEESVQTILQAVADIEGMTAGKRPLIAVVGCLVGRFGEKDLSSEIPEVDLWLTNTQMEEWPEMIAKAMKLPLIKDPLRLISTGPSYAYLKISDGCNHKCAFCTIPSIRGDLRTTPAETVVRDAKHALAQGVKELIFVAQDVTAYGRELGLKHGLRELLDKILPLEGLERLRLMYLYPAGLSTEFLKYLREAGEPFVPYFDVPIQHAHPDVLSRMGRPFARNPREVIDRIRDVFPEAAIRTSLIVGYPGETEEQWEYLRDFIIETRFHHLGIFAYEAEEGTPAAAMENQIDDVEKEWRRDALMEIQGDISEDILEQYEGQRMKVLVDSEHDEWPGLHVGRTWFQAPEVDGITYVSGPGVQPGEMVEAEIVETRDYDLVALA comes from the coding sequence ATGATTAATATTTATTCCATAAGCCTTGGCTGCCCTAAGAACAGGGTTGATACCGAATGGCTTTTAGGTGCCGTGAGTGAAGAGATCACACCGGTTGAAGCTCCGGAAGATGCTGATCTTGTTCTCATTAACACCTGCGGTTTTATTCAGCCTGCCATTGAAGAGTCTGTACAAACAATCCTGCAGGCTGTTGCAGATATTGAGGGTATGACAGCAGGAAAGCGTCCTCTTATTGCCGTTGTCGGTTGTCTTGTTGGCCGTTTCGGTGAAAAAGATCTTTCTTCTGAAATTCCTGAAGTTGACCTGTGGCTGACAAACACCCAGATGGAAGAATGGCCTGAAATGATTGCAAAAGCGATGAAGCTTCCACTCATCAAGGACCCGCTCCGTCTTATTTCCACAGGCCCTTCATACGCGTACTTAAAAATCAGCGATGGCTGTAACCACAAATGTGCGTTCTGCACCATCCCTTCTATCCGCGGTGACTTACGCACCACTCCTGCTGAAACTGTTGTACGTGACGCTAAACATGCCCTTGCGCAGGGCGTGAAAGAACTTATATTTGTCGCTCAGGATGTAACAGCATATGGTCGCGAGTTAGGTTTGAAACACGGCCTGCGTGAGCTCTTAGATAAAATTCTGCCTCTTGAAGGTCTTGAGCGCTTACGTCTCATGTACCTGTACCCTGCCGGCTTAAGTACTGAATTCCTCAAATACTTACGTGAGGCCGGCGAACCGTTCGTGCCGTACTTTGACGTGCCTATCCAGCACGCACATCCGGATGTACTCTCCCGCATGGGGCGTCCGTTTGCACGTAACCCGCGCGAAGTAATTGACCGTATCCGCGATGTGTTCCCTGAAGCTGCCATCCGCACCAGCCTTATTGTCGGCTACCCGGGTGAAACAGAAGAACAGTGGGAATACCTGCGCGACTTCATCATCGAGACACGATTCCATCACCTTGGCATCTTCGCATATGAAGCAGAAGAAGGCACACCAGCCGCAGCCATGGAGAACCAAATCGATGATGTTGAAAAAGAATGGCGCCGTGATGCACTTATGGAAATTCAGGGTGACATCAGTGAAGATATTTTGGAGCAATACGAAGGACAGCGCATGAAGGTGCTCGTCGACAGCGAACACGACGAGTGGCCTGGACTGCATGTTGGTCGTACATGGTTCCAAGCGCCAGAAGTGGACGGCATCACCTATGTGAGTGGTCCCGGCGTACAACCAGGTGAAATGGTTGAAGCAGAAATCGTGGAGACACGTGACTATGATTTAGTCGCGCTCGCATAG
- a CDS encoding two-component system sensor histidine kinase NtrB has translation MESKQHFENDKGKVTTLNIATVGYRRMFRELLVHLFSELPEGMVKIKVRAIACAPQEELPDLICLDDVNFYDSVEELCENIDDVNIVLDLSEKSEYLEYVKLCAPAGVSVVGGDSLCVFKKTPLTLDLLEGKACSLERALGFFGTFVDQSEEEFWLLDSKGVVLDANKTVLNRQRDVDLEGEEGTLIHNVLPYTLQPDNVVVKAVDTGKRADQVITKVTSDGDLQYFGLSAYPAVASDGTIQSVILSRRDITENYSMVRKLQQTEKLAAIGEMSAFVAHEIRNPLFAIGGFARALLSQETLNETDTKKVKIIFNESQRLEKILKIILNFARPAVGEGDEIDVNEVISEALGLLRMRFESQGGIVTTDLDSNLAKVHGNPDQLKQCIINGIKNGFEAMPDGGTLRVETKLSADNWVIIRIMDSGEGIPDDIIEHLFNPFFTTKAGGTGLGLAMTKKIIEDMGGKVKIRSKLKKGTVLAFYLPPVSLGPPVVEKHDEKTVMEKPGSVSFLGGSNDFIRKT, from the coding sequence GTGGAAAGTAAGCAACATTTCGAGAATGACAAGGGGAAAGTTACTACACTTAATATAGCAACTGTAGGCTATCGTCGTATGTTCCGTGAATTGTTAGTACACCTTTTCTCAGAGTTGCCGGAGGGGATGGTGAAAATTAAGGTGCGTGCAATAGCGTGCGCGCCTCAGGAGGAACTACCGGATTTGATATGTCTTGACGACGTCAATTTCTATGACAGTGTTGAGGAGCTATGCGAGAATATTGATGATGTCAATATAGTCTTAGATCTTTCAGAGAAAAGTGAGTATTTGGAGTATGTTAAGCTTTGTGCGCCAGCAGGTGTTTCCGTTGTCGGCGGAGATTCGTTGTGTGTTTTTAAAAAAACGCCTTTGACCCTTGATTTGTTGGAAGGCAAAGCCTGCAGTCTTGAGAGGGCGTTAGGATTTTTTGGTACGTTTGTTGATCAGTCAGAAGAGGAATTTTGGCTTCTGGATAGTAAAGGCGTTGTTCTGGATGCTAACAAGACTGTGTTAAACAGGCAGCGTGATGTCGATCTTGAAGGGGAAGAGGGGACGCTCATACATAATGTACTGCCGTACACGCTACAACCGGATAATGTGGTGGTCAAGGCTGTTGATACAGGAAAGCGAGCAGATCAGGTCATCACAAAAGTCACCAGCGACGGTGACCTTCAGTATTTTGGTTTGTCAGCATACCCGGCTGTGGCGTCTGACGGTACTATACAGTCTGTTATTCTTTCTCGAAGAGATATTACAGAGAATTATAGTATGGTGCGAAAGCTTCAGCAGACAGAGAAGCTCGCAGCCATTGGGGAAATGTCTGCCTTTGTGGCACATGAAATTCGCAATCCTTTGTTCGCCATTGGTGGTTTTGCCCGAGCTTTGTTAAGTCAGGAGACCTTGAATGAAACTGATACCAAAAAAGTGAAAATAATATTTAATGAATCACAACGTCTTGAGAAGATTTTAAAAATTATTCTCAATTTTGCTCGTCCTGCAGTTGGTGAAGGAGATGAAATCGACGTTAATGAGGTTATCTCTGAAGCACTTGGCTTGTTGCGTATGAGGTTTGAGTCGCAAGGGGGAATTGTTACAACTGATTTGGATTCTAACCTTGCTAAGGTGCATGGAAATCCTGACCAACTTAAGCAGTGTATAATTAACGGCATAAAAAATGGGTTTGAAGCCATGCCTGACGGGGGAACACTGCGCGTTGAAACAAAACTTAGTGCTGATAATTGGGTTATTATCCGTATAATGGATTCTGGTGAGGGTATTCCGGATGATATAATTGAGCACCTGTTTAATCCATTTTTTACCACCAAAGCCGGTGGTACAGGTCTCGGGCTGGCTATGACAAAGAAAATTATTGAGGATATGGGTGGTAAGGTAAAAATACGCAGTAAATTGAAAAAAGGGACTGTTCTCGCATTTTATTTACCGCCTGTTTCGCTCGGTCCTCCTGTTGTTGAAAAGCATGATGAGAAAACTGTTATGGAGAAACCTGGTAGTGTCAGTTTCTTAGGTGGATCTAATGATTTTATCCGCAAAACATAA
- the rdgB gene encoding RdgB/HAM1 family non-canonical purine NTP pyrophosphatase: MEKIIVLATRNAGKIAELEKTLSEYGLSVRGLDAYPEIGEIVEDGDTFEENSLIKARTVAKLTGLVAVADDSGLEVDVLDKAPGVYSARYSDDTPNLKGETRDKRNNEKLLMELVGVPHEKRTARFRCVMSACSPSGKCITASGSWEGLIGAEEVGDNGFGYDPLFVDANDGAVSALLSREEKNKRSHRGNALAALLEQWDEFWSSCE, encoded by the coding sequence ATGGAAAAAATTATTGTGCTTGCTACCCGCAATGCAGGCAAGATTGCAGAACTAGAGAAAACCTTAAGCGAGTATGGCCTGTCTGTTCGAGGTCTTGATGCGTATCCTGAAATTGGTGAAATTGTGGAAGATGGCGACACCTTCGAAGAAAATTCCCTCATTAAAGCCCGTACTGTTGCAAAGCTGACAGGGCTGGTTGCTGTGGCTGATGATTCCGGTCTTGAAGTGGACGTATTGGATAAAGCTCCGGGGGTATACTCTGCACGTTACAGCGACGATACTCCAAATTTGAAAGGTGAAACCCGCGATAAACGCAATAATGAAAAATTGCTTATGGAATTGGTGGGGGTACCACATGAAAAACGGACAGCTCGTTTTCGTTGTGTGATGTCTGCATGTTCACCGTCCGGTAAATGTATTACCGCCTCAGGCTCATGGGAAGGCCTTATCGGTGCTGAGGAAGTAGGCGATAACGGTTTTGGATATGATCCATTGTTCGTTGACGCAAATGATGGTGCTGTTTCAGCTTTGCTCAGTCGAGAAGAGAAAAATAAACGCTCACATCGTGGTAATGCGCTTGCTGCACTTCTTGAACAGTGGGATGAATTCTGGAGCAGCTGCGAGTAA
- a CDS encoding amino acid permease, which yields MATKAFSAGCIVAGSTIGAGMLGLPMAVGYLGFTMSCVLLVVMWALALYSGLLLVEVDMQVGPGLNFNKMVKKVLGWPGQVVAVLSLGFLLYALLVAYITGMGSILANTLHIADSGYGAPVCSAIFALIMAFIVFCGTKTIVRFNNLFFIVMVCAMSFAFFSLSSTVNFDNLLAIAPDYDHLLASLPILFAAYGYHFCIPSTCKIVDGNKDILYWSIIGGTIAPLMCYVLWLFLTLGSVPMAQITQMNGNVDSLIAAISQNSVFIKAVLSVFASFALVTSFFGVSLSLYDLATETLNLSTSQAHRIIATIVVFAPPILASYLCPGSFIAALAHAGIGFAVLCLCLPCIMSWKLRNERNRTATEAPYEVAGGKFTIALASACGVFIIIAACV from the coding sequence ATGGCTACTAAGGCTTTTAGTGCTGGATGTATTGTAGCAGGCTCAACTATTGGCGCGGGCATGCTCGGCTTGCCGATGGCCGTGGGCTATCTCGGATTTACAATGAGTTGTGTACTGCTCGTCGTCATGTGGGCACTGGCATTGTATTCCGGCTTACTGCTTGTTGAGGTTGATATGCAGGTCGGGCCGGGATTAAACTTCAATAAAATGGTTAAAAAAGTATTAGGTTGGCCGGGGCAAGTTGTTGCAGTTCTGAGCCTTGGCTTCCTTCTTTATGCACTGCTTGTTGCCTACATTACAGGTATGGGCAGTATCCTTGCGAACACGCTCCACATTGCAGACAGCGGCTACGGAGCTCCGGTTTGCTCAGCGATCTTTGCCCTTATCATGGCTTTCATCGTTTTTTGTGGCACCAAGACTATTGTACGATTCAACAACCTGTTTTTTATTGTCATGGTCTGTGCCATGTCCTTCGCTTTCTTTTCACTCAGCTCCACTGTTAATTTCGACAACCTACTTGCTATTGCCCCTGACTACGACCACCTCTTAGCAAGTCTGCCAATCCTGTTCGCTGCATACGGCTATCATTTCTGTATCCCAAGTACCTGCAAGATAGTTGATGGCAACAAAGACATCCTATACTGGTCAATTATCGGTGGAACCATTGCTCCATTGATGTGCTACGTCTTATGGCTCTTCCTCACACTTGGCAGTGTGCCTATGGCTCAAATTACCCAAATGAACGGCAACGTAGACTCACTGATTGCGGCTATTTCTCAAAACTCAGTGTTTATCAAAGCAGTGCTTTCTGTTTTTGCTTCCTTCGCACTTGTTACCTCCTTCTTCGGTGTTTCCTTATCCTTATATGACCTTGCCACGGAAACACTGAACCTTAGTACCTCTCAGGCACACCGCATCATTGCAACTATCGTTGTATTTGCACCACCAATTTTGGCTTCCTACCTTTGCCCGGGCAGTTTTATCGCTGCTCTTGCTCATGCGGGTATCGGCTTTGCAGTGCTCTGTCTTTGTCTGCCATGTATCATGAGCTGGAAACTACGCAATGAACGCAACAGAACTGCAACTGAAGCACCATATGAAGTTGCTGGCGGTAAATTTACCATTGCCTTGGCTTCAGCATGCGGCGTCTTCATCATTATTGCCGCCTGCGTCTAG
- a CDS encoding DUF4344 domain-containing metallopeptidase → MILKKLFYTFIIWCVVIVDASMVFAAENVVSFQYGEAKHIEQAEARSEVVASGVAEQITNYMNAKFQFPASVQILFTDTAQEDPHYDSEAKTIVIPYSFWTECRERFKKEYSAGDTGNIVDTLCVGVLAHTVFHELGHAVVDICELPITGNEETVVDEFAILMLLDSFHDGREMALIAGDYFALEGKSLQEVTDGDLFDEHPLDDQRFFSTFCTAYGVAPDVELEKEMLELDISEERLDLCVADAERRVRAWGTLLKPFERL, encoded by the coding sequence GTGATTTTGAAGAAGCTGTTCTACACATTTATTATTTGGTGCGTTGTAATTGTGGATGCTTCTATGGTGTTTGCAGCAGAAAATGTTGTTTCGTTTCAGTATGGTGAGGCTAAGCATATTGAACAGGCAGAAGCAAGGTCAGAGGTTGTTGCTTCGGGAGTTGCAGAGCAGATAACAAACTATATGAACGCAAAATTTCAGTTTCCTGCTTCAGTTCAAATCCTCTTTACTGATACTGCACAAGAGGATCCCCACTATGATTCTGAGGCCAAAACTATTGTTATTCCCTATTCGTTTTGGACTGAGTGCCGTGAGCGTTTTAAAAAAGAATATAGCGCTGGGGACACTGGAAATATAGTGGATACGCTATGTGTTGGGGTGTTGGCGCACACTGTCTTTCATGAGTTAGGACATGCTGTTGTAGATATTTGTGAGCTTCCGATTACCGGTAACGAAGAGACTGTTGTCGACGAATTTGCTATATTGATGTTGCTGGACAGTTTTCATGATGGCAGGGAAATGGCTCTTATAGCAGGTGATTACTTTGCCCTTGAGGGAAAAAGTCTGCAAGAAGTGACAGATGGAGATTTGTTTGACGAGCATCCCTTGGATGATCAGAGATTTTTTTCCACCTTTTGTACTGCATACGGTGTAGCGCCTGATGTTGAGTTGGAAAAAGAGATGCTTGAGCTGGATATCTCAGAGGAGCGTCTTGATCTATGTGTTGCTGATGCGGAACGAAGAGTTAGGGCGTGGGGTACACTGCTTAAGCCATTTGAACGTCTGTAA